A single region of the Neodiprion pinetum isolate iyNeoPine1 chromosome 5, iyNeoPine1.2, whole genome shotgun sequence genome encodes:
- the LOC124219865 gene encoding metalloendopeptidase OMA1, mitochondrial-like: MFSTLRGVCSASAKFRNTRIVTLVSFPTRSVKNFPKVPVERCEKRLNIPAQIQLSNRKFHTTNRRDIPPVLALILRPVLRIGAFIFGRTLRKWWGKIDPSEREQYAAFLRKKKPYLYGFLGAFFSMLAIYYVLHIENAPITNRPRFIMFTKQQQAAFEKFQLELHLEEHMDKILPHNHPVYQQLLKVTTRLLNANKDLPYIKEKNWTLSVIDSPENNAFVLPGGNIFIFTGILKMIENEDQLSFIIAHEMAHSLLKHAMEQVSNGFIIDVLLLLPIVIIWALFPDSIALILQLTGYQILNIFHDLPYNRALESEADEVGLTLSAKACVDVREAVVFWKMMRSLEELNAEPTNVTWLSTHPNHKDRAENLNGLMSKAIALRGSYQCPGLSPVDPRKKFDAQSIKDVEARLKLRGVL; encoded by the exons atgttttctACACTTCGTGGTGTTTGCTCGGCGAGCGctaaatttcgaaatacaagAATTGTCACGCTCGTTAGTTTTCCAACGCGATCGGTAAAGAATTTTCCCAAGGTTCCGGTAGAGCGATGTGAGAAGCGCCTCAATATTCCCGCGCAAATTCAACTTTCGAATCGCAAATTTCACACAACCAACCGACGTGATATTCCCCCGGTTTTGGCACTAATTCTGCGACCTGTACTGCGTATTGgcgcttttatttttggaCGAACTCTGAGAAAATGGTGGGGAAAAATAGATCCAAGCGAACGCGAACAGTACGCAGCGTTTTTACGGAAGAAGAAACCATATTTATATG GCTTCCTGGGAGCATTCTTCTCAATGCTTGCGATATACTATGTATTGCACATCGAAAATGCTCCAATAACAAATCGCCCGCGCTTTATAATGTTCACGAAACAACAGCAGGCTGCCTTCGAAAAATTCCAATTAGAATTG CATTTGGAGGAGCATATGGACAAAATCCTTCCTCATAATCATCCGGTTTATCAGCAGTTACTGAAAGTAACAACTCGGTTATTAAATGCGAACAAAGATTTACCAtatatcaaagaaaaaaactggaCTTTGAGTGTTATTGATTCGCCAGAAAACAACGCCTTTGTTTTACct GGTGGAAATATCTTTATATTCACCGGCATCCTTAAGATGATTGAAAATGAGGATCAACTATCGTTCATAATAGCCCATGAAATGGCGCACTCATTGCTAAAACATGCG ATGGAACAAGTGTCGAATGGATTCATAATAGATGTCTTGTTACTCCTGCCAATAGTAATTATCTGGGCGTTATTCCCAGACTCAATTGCATTGATTCTTCAATTAACGGGCTATCAGATTCTTAACATTTTCCACGATTTACCCTACAACAGAGCCCTGGAAAGTGAAGCTGATGAAGTTGGACTGACTCTTTCAGCCAAA GCGTGCGTTGATGTTCGGGAGGCTGTTGTTTTTTGGAAAATGATGAGATCTCTCGAAGAATTGAACGCAGAGCCTACTAACGTCACGTGGCTCTCGACACACCCGAATCACAAGGATCGCGCAGAAAATTTAAATGGATTGATGTCGAAAGCTATCGCTTTACGTGGCAGTTATCAG TGTCCAGGACTGAGCCCAGTGGatccaagaaaaaaattcgacgCACAATCGATAAAAGACGTTGAAGCCCGATTGAAACTACGAGGAgttttataa
- the LOC124219864 gene encoding adenosylhomocysteinase-like 1 isoform X4, translating to MADSGDGPDSTTSGKDARNRVSDCPVTDPGTVTKETKSGALKKSNRYRSRSLSASSTDSYSSGSSSDEDDVSPREKIQKTEKGFSDFCVRNINQYAFGRREIEIAEQEMPGIMALRKRAAEDKPLKNAKIVGCTHINAQTAVLIETLAQLGAQVRWAACNIYSTQNEVAAALAHANYSIFAWRGETEEDFWWCIDKCVAAENWQPNMILDDGGDATHLMLKKYPAMFKMIQGIVEESVTGVHRLYQLSKAGKLSVPAMNVNDSVTKTKFDNLYSCRESIIDSLKRSTDVMFGGKQVVICGYGEVGKGCCQALKGLGCIVYITEIDPICALQASMDGFRVVKLNEIIRNVDIVITATGNKNVVTREHMDKMKNGSVVCNMGHSNTEIDINSLRTPDLTWEKVRSQVDHVIWPDGKRIVLLAEGRLVNLSCSSIPSFVVSITAATQALALIELFNAPPGRYKSDVYLLPKKMDEYVASLHLPTFDAHLTELSDEQAKYMGLNKAGPFKPNYYRY from the exons gaaaCAAAGTCTGGTGCCTTGAAGAAATCCAACCGATACAGAAGCCGATCTCTCTCAGCCAGCAGCACAGATAGCTACAGCTCCG GAAGTTCATCGGACGAGGATGACGTATCGCCGCGTGAAAAAATCCAGAAGACAGAAAAAGGATTCTCAGATTTCTGTGTACGTAATATCAATCAGTACGCGTTTGGTCgaagagaaattgaaatcgCCGAACAAGAAATGCCGGGAATCATGGCACTGCGAAAACGCGCCGCGGAGGACAAA cCACTCAAGAACGCCAAGATAGTTGGTTGCACCCATATCAACGCCCAGACCGCGGTCCTCATTGAAACGCTCGCGCAGCTGGGTGCTCAAGTGCGATGGGCGGCGTGTAACATATATTCAACGCAAAACGAAGTTGCCGCAGCTCTGGCTCATGCCAACTACTCTATATTTGCATGGCGAGGAGAAACGGAGGAGGATTTCTGGTGGTGTATCGACAAATGCGTTGCGGCTGAAAACTGGCAGCCTAACATGATACTGGACGACGGTGGAGACGCGACGCATTTaatgctgaaaaaatatcCCGCCATGTTTAAAATGATTCAAG GAATTGTGGAAGAAAGCGTCACCGGTGTACACAGGCTTTATCAGCTTTCCAAAGCCGGTAAACTATCGGTGCCAGCAATGAATGTCAACGACAGTGTTACCAAAACAAAATTCGACAATCTTTACAGCTGTCGCGAGAGCATTATTGACAG CTTGAAGAGATCCACCGACGTTATGTTTGGTGGAAAACAAGTCGTGATCTGCGGATATGGCGAAGTTGGAAAGGGATGCTGTCAGGCGCTCAAAGGATTGGGTTGTATTGTGTACATTACAGAGATAGACCCGATTTGCGCTCTTCAAGCAAG CATGGACGGATTCAGAGTGGTGAAACTTAACGAAATTATCAGAAACGTTGATATCGTTATAACTGCAACCGGTAACAAAAACGTTGTCACCCGAGAACATATGGACAAAATGAAGAACGGATCGGTTGTCTGTAACATGGGTCACAGTAACACGGAAATAGATATc AATAGCTTGCGAACACCTGACTTGACATGGGAAAAAGTCAGATCTCAAGTTGACCACGTGATTTGGCCCGACGGCAAACGTATCGTCCTCTTAGCCGAAGGAAGATTAGTCAATTTATCGTGCTCCAGCATCCCGTCCTTTGTCGTATCCATAACAGCGGCTACTCAAGCGCTTGCTTTAATCGAACTCTTCAATGCCCCACCAGGACGATACAAGAGTGACGTTTATCTGTTGCCGAAAAAGATGG aCGAATACGTAGCATCTTTGCATCTGCCAACGTTCGATGCTCACTTAACCGAGCTTTCAGACGAACAAGCGAAATACATGGGCCTTAATAAAGCTGGTCCTTTCAAACCCAACTATTATCG TTATTAA
- the LOC124219864 gene encoding adenosylhomocysteinase-like 1 isoform X1: MADSGDGPDSTTSGKDARNRVSDCPVTDPGTVTKSLEASNNAFHGPRAKLETKSGALKKSNRYRSRSLSASSTDSYSSGMRSSSDEDDVSPREKIQKTEKGFSDFCVRNINQYAFGRREIEIAEQEMPGIMALRKRAAEDKPLKNAKIVGCTHINAQTAVLIETLAQLGAQVRWAACNIYSTQNEVAAALAHANYSIFAWRGETEEDFWWCIDKCVAAENWQPNMILDDGGDATHLMLKKYPAMFKMIQGIVEESVTGVHRLYQLSKAGKLSVPAMNVNDSVTKTKFDNLYSCRESIIDSLKRSTDVMFGGKQVVICGYGEVGKGCCQALKGLGCIVYITEIDPICALQASMDGFRVVKLNEIIRNVDIVITATGNKNVVTREHMDKMKNGSVVCNMGHSNTEIDINSLRTPDLTWEKVRSQVDHVIWPDGKRIVLLAEGRLVNLSCSSIPSFVVSITAATQALALIELFNAPPGRYKSDVYLLPKKMDEYVASLHLPTFDAHLTELSDEQAKYMGLNKAGPFKPNYYRY, from the exons AGCCTAGAGGCTTCAAATAATGCCTTTCACGGCCCGAGAGCAAAATTA gaaaCAAAGTCTGGTGCCTTGAAGAAATCCAACCGATACAGAAGCCGATCTCTCTCAGCCAGCAGCACAGATAGCTACAGCTCCGGTATGA GAAGTTCATCGGACGAGGATGACGTATCGCCGCGTGAAAAAATCCAGAAGACAGAAAAAGGATTCTCAGATTTCTGTGTACGTAATATCAATCAGTACGCGTTTGGTCgaagagaaattgaaatcgCCGAACAAGAAATGCCGGGAATCATGGCACTGCGAAAACGCGCCGCGGAGGACAAA cCACTCAAGAACGCCAAGATAGTTGGTTGCACCCATATCAACGCCCAGACCGCGGTCCTCATTGAAACGCTCGCGCAGCTGGGTGCTCAAGTGCGATGGGCGGCGTGTAACATATATTCAACGCAAAACGAAGTTGCCGCAGCTCTGGCTCATGCCAACTACTCTATATTTGCATGGCGAGGAGAAACGGAGGAGGATTTCTGGTGGTGTATCGACAAATGCGTTGCGGCTGAAAACTGGCAGCCTAACATGATACTGGACGACGGTGGAGACGCGACGCATTTaatgctgaaaaaatatcCCGCCATGTTTAAAATGATTCAAG GAATTGTGGAAGAAAGCGTCACCGGTGTACACAGGCTTTATCAGCTTTCCAAAGCCGGTAAACTATCGGTGCCAGCAATGAATGTCAACGACAGTGTTACCAAAACAAAATTCGACAATCTTTACAGCTGTCGCGAGAGCATTATTGACAG CTTGAAGAGATCCACCGACGTTATGTTTGGTGGAAAACAAGTCGTGATCTGCGGATATGGCGAAGTTGGAAAGGGATGCTGTCAGGCGCTCAAAGGATTGGGTTGTATTGTGTACATTACAGAGATAGACCCGATTTGCGCTCTTCAAGCAAG CATGGACGGATTCAGAGTGGTGAAACTTAACGAAATTATCAGAAACGTTGATATCGTTATAACTGCAACCGGTAACAAAAACGTTGTCACCCGAGAACATATGGACAAAATGAAGAACGGATCGGTTGTCTGTAACATGGGTCACAGTAACACGGAAATAGATATc AATAGCTTGCGAACACCTGACTTGACATGGGAAAAAGTCAGATCTCAAGTTGACCACGTGATTTGGCCCGACGGCAAACGTATCGTCCTCTTAGCCGAAGGAAGATTAGTCAATTTATCGTGCTCCAGCATCCCGTCCTTTGTCGTATCCATAACAGCGGCTACTCAAGCGCTTGCTTTAATCGAACTCTTCAATGCCCCACCAGGACGATACAAGAGTGACGTTTATCTGTTGCCGAAAAAGATGG aCGAATACGTAGCATCTTTGCATCTGCCAACGTTCGATGCTCACTTAACCGAGCTTTCAGACGAACAAGCGAAATACATGGGCCTTAATAAAGCTGGTCCTTTCAAACCCAACTATTATCG TTATTAA
- the LOC124219864 gene encoding adenosylhomocysteinase-like 1 isoform X3, giving the protein MADSGDGPDSTTSGKDARNRVSDCPVTDPGTVTKETKSGALKKSNRYRSRSLSASSTDSYSSGMRSSSDEDDVSPREKIQKTEKGFSDFCVRNINQYAFGRREIEIAEQEMPGIMALRKRAAEDKPLKNAKIVGCTHINAQTAVLIETLAQLGAQVRWAACNIYSTQNEVAAALAHANYSIFAWRGETEEDFWWCIDKCVAAENWQPNMILDDGGDATHLMLKKYPAMFKMIQGIVEESVTGVHRLYQLSKAGKLSVPAMNVNDSVTKTKFDNLYSCRESIIDSLKRSTDVMFGGKQVVICGYGEVGKGCCQALKGLGCIVYITEIDPICALQASMDGFRVVKLNEIIRNVDIVITATGNKNVVTREHMDKMKNGSVVCNMGHSNTEIDINSLRTPDLTWEKVRSQVDHVIWPDGKRIVLLAEGRLVNLSCSSIPSFVVSITAATQALALIELFNAPPGRYKSDVYLLPKKMDEYVASLHLPTFDAHLTELSDEQAKYMGLNKAGPFKPNYYRY; this is encoded by the exons gaaaCAAAGTCTGGTGCCTTGAAGAAATCCAACCGATACAGAAGCCGATCTCTCTCAGCCAGCAGCACAGATAGCTACAGCTCCGGTATGA GAAGTTCATCGGACGAGGATGACGTATCGCCGCGTGAAAAAATCCAGAAGACAGAAAAAGGATTCTCAGATTTCTGTGTACGTAATATCAATCAGTACGCGTTTGGTCgaagagaaattgaaatcgCCGAACAAGAAATGCCGGGAATCATGGCACTGCGAAAACGCGCCGCGGAGGACAAA cCACTCAAGAACGCCAAGATAGTTGGTTGCACCCATATCAACGCCCAGACCGCGGTCCTCATTGAAACGCTCGCGCAGCTGGGTGCTCAAGTGCGATGGGCGGCGTGTAACATATATTCAACGCAAAACGAAGTTGCCGCAGCTCTGGCTCATGCCAACTACTCTATATTTGCATGGCGAGGAGAAACGGAGGAGGATTTCTGGTGGTGTATCGACAAATGCGTTGCGGCTGAAAACTGGCAGCCTAACATGATACTGGACGACGGTGGAGACGCGACGCATTTaatgctgaaaaaatatcCCGCCATGTTTAAAATGATTCAAG GAATTGTGGAAGAAAGCGTCACCGGTGTACACAGGCTTTATCAGCTTTCCAAAGCCGGTAAACTATCGGTGCCAGCAATGAATGTCAACGACAGTGTTACCAAAACAAAATTCGACAATCTTTACAGCTGTCGCGAGAGCATTATTGACAG CTTGAAGAGATCCACCGACGTTATGTTTGGTGGAAAACAAGTCGTGATCTGCGGATATGGCGAAGTTGGAAAGGGATGCTGTCAGGCGCTCAAAGGATTGGGTTGTATTGTGTACATTACAGAGATAGACCCGATTTGCGCTCTTCAAGCAAG CATGGACGGATTCAGAGTGGTGAAACTTAACGAAATTATCAGAAACGTTGATATCGTTATAACTGCAACCGGTAACAAAAACGTTGTCACCCGAGAACATATGGACAAAATGAAGAACGGATCGGTTGTCTGTAACATGGGTCACAGTAACACGGAAATAGATATc AATAGCTTGCGAACACCTGACTTGACATGGGAAAAAGTCAGATCTCAAGTTGACCACGTGATTTGGCCCGACGGCAAACGTATCGTCCTCTTAGCCGAAGGAAGATTAGTCAATTTATCGTGCTCCAGCATCCCGTCCTTTGTCGTATCCATAACAGCGGCTACTCAAGCGCTTGCTTTAATCGAACTCTTCAATGCCCCACCAGGACGATACAAGAGTGACGTTTATCTGTTGCCGAAAAAGATGG aCGAATACGTAGCATCTTTGCATCTGCCAACGTTCGATGCTCACTTAACCGAGCTTTCAGACGAACAAGCGAAATACATGGGCCTTAATAAAGCTGGTCCTTTCAAACCCAACTATTATCG TTATTAA
- the LOC124219864 gene encoding adenosylhomocysteinase-like 1 isoform X2 has product MADSGDGPDSTTSGKDARNRVSDCPVTDPGTVTKSLEASNNAFHGPRAKLETKSGALKKSNRYRSRSLSASSTDSYSSGSSSDEDDVSPREKIQKTEKGFSDFCVRNINQYAFGRREIEIAEQEMPGIMALRKRAAEDKPLKNAKIVGCTHINAQTAVLIETLAQLGAQVRWAACNIYSTQNEVAAALAHANYSIFAWRGETEEDFWWCIDKCVAAENWQPNMILDDGGDATHLMLKKYPAMFKMIQGIVEESVTGVHRLYQLSKAGKLSVPAMNVNDSVTKTKFDNLYSCRESIIDSLKRSTDVMFGGKQVVICGYGEVGKGCCQALKGLGCIVYITEIDPICALQASMDGFRVVKLNEIIRNVDIVITATGNKNVVTREHMDKMKNGSVVCNMGHSNTEIDINSLRTPDLTWEKVRSQVDHVIWPDGKRIVLLAEGRLVNLSCSSIPSFVVSITAATQALALIELFNAPPGRYKSDVYLLPKKMDEYVASLHLPTFDAHLTELSDEQAKYMGLNKAGPFKPNYYRY; this is encoded by the exons AGCCTAGAGGCTTCAAATAATGCCTTTCACGGCCCGAGAGCAAAATTA gaaaCAAAGTCTGGTGCCTTGAAGAAATCCAACCGATACAGAAGCCGATCTCTCTCAGCCAGCAGCACAGATAGCTACAGCTCCG GAAGTTCATCGGACGAGGATGACGTATCGCCGCGTGAAAAAATCCAGAAGACAGAAAAAGGATTCTCAGATTTCTGTGTACGTAATATCAATCAGTACGCGTTTGGTCgaagagaaattgaaatcgCCGAACAAGAAATGCCGGGAATCATGGCACTGCGAAAACGCGCCGCGGAGGACAAA cCACTCAAGAACGCCAAGATAGTTGGTTGCACCCATATCAACGCCCAGACCGCGGTCCTCATTGAAACGCTCGCGCAGCTGGGTGCTCAAGTGCGATGGGCGGCGTGTAACATATATTCAACGCAAAACGAAGTTGCCGCAGCTCTGGCTCATGCCAACTACTCTATATTTGCATGGCGAGGAGAAACGGAGGAGGATTTCTGGTGGTGTATCGACAAATGCGTTGCGGCTGAAAACTGGCAGCCTAACATGATACTGGACGACGGTGGAGACGCGACGCATTTaatgctgaaaaaatatcCCGCCATGTTTAAAATGATTCAAG GAATTGTGGAAGAAAGCGTCACCGGTGTACACAGGCTTTATCAGCTTTCCAAAGCCGGTAAACTATCGGTGCCAGCAATGAATGTCAACGACAGTGTTACCAAAACAAAATTCGACAATCTTTACAGCTGTCGCGAGAGCATTATTGACAG CTTGAAGAGATCCACCGACGTTATGTTTGGTGGAAAACAAGTCGTGATCTGCGGATATGGCGAAGTTGGAAAGGGATGCTGTCAGGCGCTCAAAGGATTGGGTTGTATTGTGTACATTACAGAGATAGACCCGATTTGCGCTCTTCAAGCAAG CATGGACGGATTCAGAGTGGTGAAACTTAACGAAATTATCAGAAACGTTGATATCGTTATAACTGCAACCGGTAACAAAAACGTTGTCACCCGAGAACATATGGACAAAATGAAGAACGGATCGGTTGTCTGTAACATGGGTCACAGTAACACGGAAATAGATATc AATAGCTTGCGAACACCTGACTTGACATGGGAAAAAGTCAGATCTCAAGTTGACCACGTGATTTGGCCCGACGGCAAACGTATCGTCCTCTTAGCCGAAGGAAGATTAGTCAATTTATCGTGCTCCAGCATCCCGTCCTTTGTCGTATCCATAACAGCGGCTACTCAAGCGCTTGCTTTAATCGAACTCTTCAATGCCCCACCAGGACGATACAAGAGTGACGTTTATCTGTTGCCGAAAAAGATGG aCGAATACGTAGCATCTTTGCATCTGCCAACGTTCGATGCTCACTTAACCGAGCTTTCAGACGAACAAGCGAAATACATGGGCCTTAATAAAGCTGGTCCTTTCAAACCCAACTATTATCG TTATTAA